From Lolium perenne isolate Kyuss_39 chromosome 5, Kyuss_2.0, whole genome shotgun sequence, a single genomic window includes:
- the LOC127298797 gene encoding uncharacterized protein, producing MPAKKTVIDCTRGLSREERTIARRNRLESLISSGGDGRRKRRVGWLDKRIEKSIKLRKEFVALRAIEDAEYERIFKLEHPDQVPSSIPFQEKEFGIPGSPGDEALQAVGVTKHMTAQLSSIVVSLALFEGDKMLFACSGVAVPSGMACKLDLTRFVTSRRLVDEFNKNRNLDGKLRIDVCLPNNRHRDGFLGLYDERIAIVTSCNCEDYVCPVDLDLQAPRPSDGKIIAAARASESGRLMVTPGYLTVDGEASWAQITEAALGGPLIDHDGKFLGVNLHIDNAESTSFISPGVLRKRLDYFQILNTETIDFRGYSLPPGVFSIVPSGFWRRIKQLQSNGYPMPPPLVLEFNGELLNTFEEEFGELRAWKDYPYKVTNPDSWEYVWGLLPRDVVTNISRSVVKLASFNGSVRSFACIGLIIKWPGTKGMRPVVLTSASLVRGPDVHSDIDKNLTIDVFLPPGQHSKGTLIYYHLGINLAIVSLGKGIHGIRPVDLCRKEDLFEPVVAIGRQIEEGFLMATKGEVRCVLRSDYGFSTCKINKAGIGGPLINFDGAFVGMNHYDGKEVCFLRRHKIVEILKKEINRRVQSGSMGMLHGVGPNEHTRWPVPQPYWRHDLLDVDLYELPPHIGRTLM from the exons TGGGGGtgatggcagaagaaaaaggagggTTGGTTGGTTGGACAAACGAATAGAGAAGTCGATAAAAT TGCGGAAGGAATTCGTAGCGTTAAGGGCTATCGAGGATGCTGAGTATGAACGAATTTTCAAGTTGGAACATCCTGATCAAGTTCCTTCAAGCATTCCTTTCCAAGAGAAAGAGTTTGGCATTCCAGGATCTCCTGGGGATGAAGCACTTCAAGCAGTCGGGGTCACCAAGCACATGACTGCACAACTGTCTAGCATTGTTGTCTCCCTTGCTTTGTTTGAAG GGGATAAGATGTTATTTGCATGCTCAGGCGTAGCTGTACCATCAGGGATGGCATGCAAACTAGACCTGACAAGATTTGTGACTTCAAGACGTTTGGTTGATGAATTTAACAAAAACAGAAATCTAGACGGTAAATTGAGG ATTGACGTGTGTCTTCCAAACAATAGACATAGGGATGGGTTCTTGGGATTATACGATGAACGCATTGCTATTGTCACATCTTGTAACTGCGAGGATTACGTATGTCCTGTAGATCTTGACCTTCAGGCACCGCGGCCTTCTGATGGCAAGATAATAGCAGCTGCTCGCGCCTCTGAATCTGGCCGTTTGATGGTCACGCCTGGGTATCTGACTGTAGACGGTGAagcaagttgggcacaaatcacaGAG GCTGCACTTGGAGGACCACTCATCGATCATGATGGGAAGTTTCTTGGGGTGAATCTTCATATTGATAATGCTGAAAGTACCTCGTTCATATCCCCGGGAGTCCTTCGCAAACGCTTGGATTATTTTCAGATTCTCAA TACTGAAACTATCGACTTCCGTGGATATTCCTTGCCTCCAGGTGTATTTAGCATAGTACCTTCAG GTTTCTGGAGAAGAATTAAGCAGCTACAGTCCAATGGCTATCCCATGCCACCACCACTTGTGCTTGAAT TCAATGGCGAATTGCTCAATACATTTGAGGAGGAGTTTGGTGAATTACGTGCATGGAAAGATTATCCTTACAAGGTGACAAACCCTGATTCTTGGGAGTATGTTTGGGGGCTACTTCCAAGAGACGTTGTCACAAACATATCCCGAAGTGTTGTCAAACTTGCTTCATTCAATG GAAGTGTGAGGTCTTTTGCATGCATAGGCTTGATTATAAAGTGGCCTGGAACTAAAGGCATGCGCCCTGTCGTTCTCACTTCGGCCAGTTTGGTTAGAGGTCCTGATGTTCACTCTGATATTGATAAAAACTTAACG ATTGACGTGTTTCTCCCACCGGGGCAACATTCCAAGGGTACATTAATATACTACCATTTAGGCATTAATCTTGCTATTGTCAGTCTTGGTAAGGGTATCCATGGCATTCGTCCAGTTGATCTTTGCCGCAAAGAGGATTTATTTGAACCAGTAGTAGCTATAGGGCGTCAAATTGAAGAAGGATTCTTAATGGCAACAAAGGGGGAAGTTCGTTGCGTGCTTAGGTCAGATTATGGATTCTCCACTTGCAAAATCAATAAG GCTGGGATTGGAGGGCCCCTTATTAATTTTGATGGGGCTTTTGTTGGCATGAATCACTATGATGGAAAAGAAGTTTGTTTTCTTCGTAGGCATAAGATTGTCGAAATTCTAAAGAAAGAGATCAATAGGCGAGTACAAAG TGGATCCATGGGCATGCTTCATGGCGTGGGACCTAATGAGCATACCCG GTGGCCAGTGCCCCAGCCATACTGGCGCCATGATCTACTTGATGTCGATTTGTATGAGCTACCTCCGCATATTGGAAGAACACTCATGTAG